One genomic window of Quercus lobata isolate SW786 chromosome 9, ValleyOak3.0 Primary Assembly, whole genome shotgun sequence includes the following:
- the LOC115959366 gene encoding xyloglucan endotransglucosylase/hydrolase protein 2-like, giving the protein MQCLKMRFSLLDFLLLFLPCWVLTSEGSDNISFYENYDVTWGFDHVFSLYQGRDIQLSLDISSGAGFASKLGYASGFFHLRMKLPDKDSAGVVTTFYLSSHGNNHDELDFEFLGNREGKPYTLQTNVFANGLGNREQRILLWFDPTVDFHTYKILWNEHQIVFYVDNVPIRVFKNNKNIGVDYPLQPMHIEASLWDGDSWATDGGQTKINWTHAPFNAHFQGFGIAGCPIQNSDIQQCYSSKYWWNLEKYWKLDHRQQREYENVRKKYMNYDYCSDRPRYPTPPPECFH; this is encoded by the exons ATGCAGTGCCTTAAAATGAGGTTTTCACTgcttgattttttattgttattccTACCTTGTTGGGTGCTTACAAGTGAAGGCAGTGACAATATAAGTTTTTATGAAAACTATGATGTTACATGGGGTTTTGATCATGTCTTTTCTTTATATCAAGGACGCGATATTCAACTCTCTTTGGATATTTCTTCAG GGGCTGGCTTCGCATCAAAGCTAGGCTATGCTTCTGGGTTTTTTCATTTGAGGATGAAGCTACCAGACAAGGATTCTGCTGGAGTAGTTACTACATTTTAC CTAAGTTCACATGGTAATAATCATGATGAGCTGGATTTTGAGTTCTTGGGCAATAGGGAAGGGAAGCCATACACATTACAAACAAATGTCTTTGCAAATGGTCTTGGAAACAGGGAGCAAAGAATTCTTCTTTGGTTTGACCCCACAGTAGATTTTCACACTTACAAAATTCTCTGGAACGAACATCAAATCGT ATTTTATGTGGACAATGTCCCCATCAGAGTgtttaaaaacaacaaaaacattgGCGTTGACTACCCATTACAGCCAATGCACATAGAAGCCAGCTTGTGGGATGGAGATAGTTGGGCAACTGATGGAGGCCAGACAAAAATTAATTGGACTCATGCACCATTCAATGCACACTTCCAAGGATTTGGCATTGCTGGCTGCCCAATTCAGAACTCAGACATTCAACAATGTTATTCTTCCAAGTATTGGTGGAATTTGGAAAAGTATTGGAAATTGGATCATAGACAACAAAGAGAGTATGAGAATGTGAGAAAGAAGTACATGAACTATGACTATTGTTCTGATAGGCCTAGGTACCCTACACCACCACCAGAGTGCTTTCATTGA
- the LOC115960481 gene encoding GPI transamidase component PIG-T-like: MAHLPRRTHSILLILSFQICFSTIFAVFGSVFQEEFSEELLLKPLPDRKVLAHFHFETTAPPLSTSHGRHHHLFPKAIAQLVQKFHVKEMELSFTQGRWNYDRWGGFDPISSSNAKPPGVELWAVFDVPKDQVDASWKNLTHTLSGLFCASINFLESSTTYSAHEWGFHPSSGGLRYGTLPREAVCTENLTPWLKLLPCRDKAGLSALLDRPSIYRGFYHSQRLHLTSSEFHSSSVESGIVLEQALTVVLQPNSHKTSKTFSSETKLQPSWSLSSIFGRKVTGRCVLAKTSNVYLQLERGLVTELENLQKDNTITGPDHVGSGGLKDNPGFELSVRPDKMYKEVNSLHRKSSSVLYEYSIERYSVFEPFDLGLTWKFPVVWSCPRAPLHSSRFLMGSGNQRGTIAISFISTDLEEGFLSANIGEESCKLQADIFQVVPWYIKVYYHTLRVFVDGQPEAITNVVEKMHVSPSEDKVSPGVMELVLKFPCAVKSAALTLEFDKGFLHIDEYPPDANQGFDIPSAVIIFPNFQTSMHYLEDNSSNKSPMLSKFQEKSPVLSYTEVLLVPLTTPDFSMPYNVITITCTVFALYFGSLLNVLRRRVGEEERILKNSASKKAGRLPQLLSRLSAKLRGKEWEPPQSPSTSSSFISSKLLLKVLIVAGVAVFWQYYSE; this comes from the exons ATGGCCCACCTTCCAAGACGGACTCACTCAATCCTTCTCATACTCTCCTTCCAAATCTGCTTCTCCACAATCTTCGCTGTCTTCGGATCGGTTTTCCAAGAAGAATTCTCGGAAGAGTTGCTTCTGAAACCACTGCCCGATCGGAAAGTATTGGCGCACTTCCACTTCGAAACCACAGCTCCTCCGCTCTCCACCTCCCATGGCCGCCACCACCACCTCTTTCCCAAAGCCATTGCTCAACTT GTTCAGAAATTTCACGTTAAGGAAATGGAATTATCTTTCACACAAGGCCGATGGAACTATGATCGCTGGGGTGGATTTGACCCCATCTCAAGCAGCAATGCAAAGCCTCCTGGAGTAGAGTTGTGGGCTGTCTTTGATGTCCCTAAGGATCAGGTTGATGCTTCCTGGAAGAATTTAACCCATACTCTTTCAGGTCTTTTTTGTGCTTCCATAAACTTCCTAGAGTCTTCTACAACTTATTCTGCTCATGAATGGGGCTTTCACCCATCTTCAGGTGGTCTGAGGTATGGTACATTACCCCGTGAGGCTGTTTGCACCGAGAACCTAACTCCCTGGTTGAAGCTACTTCCATGTCGAGACAAAGCTGGGCTTTCTGCCTTATTGGACAGACCTTCCATATATAGAGGATTTTATCATTCTCAACGGTTGCACTTGACCTCATCTGAATTTCATTCAAGCAGCGTGGAATCAGGAATTGTACTAGAACAAGCTCTTACAGTTGTTCTTCAGCCTAATAGTCACAAAACGAGTAAAACTTTTTCGAGTGAGACAAAATTGCAACCAAGCTGGTCTTTGAGTTCAATTTTTGGTAGGAAAGTCACAGGAAGATGCGTTCTCGCAAAGACTAGTAATGTTTACCTTCAACTTGAGAGAGGCCTAGTCACTGAGCTTGAGAATCTGCAGAAGGACAACACGATAACTGGGCCTGATCATGTAGGCTCTGGAGGGTTGAAGGATAACCCTGGTTTTGAATTGTCTGTTAGGCCGGACAAGATGTATAAAGAAGTAAATAGCTTGCATAGGAAGAGCTCATCTGTTCTTTATGAATATTCAATTGAGAGGTACAGTGTCTTTGAGCCATTTGATTTGGGCCTTACATGGAAGTTTCCTGTAGTTTGGTCATGTCCACGAGCACCATTACACTCTAGTAGGTTCTTAATGGGTAGTGGGAATCAAAGGGGCACTATTGCAATATCTTTCATATCCACAGATTTGGAGGAGGGGTTCCTGAGTGCTAATATTGGTGAAGAAAGTTGTAAGTTGCAAGCTGACATTTTTCAAGTTGTGCCTTGGTATATTAAGGTCTATTATCATACTCTACGGGTTTTTGTTGATGGGCAACCTGAGGCTATCACTAATGTTGTAGAAAAGATGCATGTTTCACCTTCTGAAGACAAGGTATCGCCTGGGGTGATGGAGCTGGTCCTAAAATTTCCTTGTGCTGTGAAATCGGCAGCTTTAACTTTAGAGTTTGACAAG GGATTTTTGCACATCGATGAATATCCTCCAGATGCTAATCAGGGGTTTGACATTCCGTCAGCTGTAATAATCTTTCCAAATTTCCAGACAAGCATGCATTATCTTGAAGATAACTCTTCAAACAAGTCACCCATGTTGTCTAAATTTCAG GAAAAGAGCCCAGTTCTGTCTTACACAGAAGTATTACTTGTACCATTGACAACTCCTGATTTTAGTATGCCTTACAATGTCATCACAATTACATGCACGGTGTTTGCATTATATTTTGGATCTTTGCTCAATGTACTTCGAAGACGTGTTGGCGAAGAGGAAAGAATTCTGAAAAACAGTG CTTCCAAGAAAGCTGGTCGGCTTCCTCAGCTGCTATCCCGGTTGTCTGCCAAGCTTAGAGGAAAGGAATGGGAACCCCCTCAGTCTCCCTCAACTTCATCATCCTTCATCAGTTCAAAACTTTTACTAAAAGTCTTAATAGTGGCTGGTGTGGCTGTTTTTTGGCAATACTACTCTGAATGA